From Virgibacillus siamensis, a single genomic window includes:
- a CDS encoding tyrosine-type recombinase/integrase: MQEELIQNKQSIMSHDKNTDDKIIGLWLHGRSKNTIAAYSRDIRDFRKFIEKPLAKVTLEDLQRYADSLYHFSTGTIRRRLSSVKSLYAFGYRVNLLPVNVADPLRVPRLKDTLAERILTLSEVHRMFALEKNYRNRIILQFLYITGIRVSELVRLTWKDVQPREIGGQVTIYGKGNETRAILIPNPLWEELLGLEGASDGPIFKSRKGDGHLNRTQVHRIVKNSAKTAGLSVSPSAHWLRHAHASHALDQKAPIHLVQTTLGHANVATTGRYLHVRPNESSSTYLNL, translated from the coding sequence TTGCAAGAAGAATTAATTCAGAATAAACAAAGTATTATGAGTCATGATAAAAATACAGATGATAAAATTATCGGATTGTGGTTGCATGGAAGAAGTAAAAATACAATTGCAGCTTATTCACGTGATATTAGAGATTTTCGAAAATTTATTGAGAAACCATTGGCAAAAGTTACATTGGAAGATTTACAGCGTTACGCAGATTCACTTTATCATTTCTCAACCGGCACAATCCGACGCCGGCTTTCTTCAGTAAAATCTTTATATGCATTTGGGTATCGTGTCAATTTACTACCAGTTAACGTTGCCGATCCCCTTCGGGTGCCAAGACTCAAAGATACTTTAGCAGAACGGATCCTAACGTTGAGTGAGGTTCATCGTATGTTTGCGTTGGAAAAAAACTACCGAAATCGTATCATCCTACAATTTCTCTACATTACCGGAATCAGGGTCAGTGAATTAGTTCGTTTAACCTGGAAAGATGTGCAACCGCGTGAGATTGGTGGTCAGGTAACAATATACGGGAAAGGTAATGAAACAAGAGCTATCTTAATACCAAATCCACTTTGGGAAGAATTGTTGGGATTAGAAGGGGCAAGTGATGGTCCGATTTTTAAAAGCCGGAAAGGTGATGGCCACTTAAACCGTACACAGGTACACCGAATTGTGAAAAACAGCGCTAAAACAGCAGGTTTATCAGTATCACCTTCTGCCCATTGGCTGCGCCATGCACACGCAAGTCATGCACTAGATCAAAAAGCACCTATTCATTTAGTGCAAACTACTCTTGGCCATGCAAATGTAGCAACGACTGGTCGCTATTTACATGTTCGGCCGAATGAATCATCTTCGACATATTTAAATTTATAA
- a CDS encoding MFS transporter, producing the protein MPFAIYVLGLMIFSQTTSEFMVAGMMPSLSEEFEVSIAAIGYLISAYAAGMIVGGPMLTVGLLKIPRKQAFLALSLVFLVGQILGAVAPNYEVMLIARVITGISSSACFGVSLAICFNLVGPRLRGRAASIVLGGLMVATAIGLPTATMFDQYFGWRASFWAVVVLVLLSGLLGQVSIPSSPKPESVRIRSELGAFRNRNLWAAYATSMLIIGATFAAFSYFSPILTNLTGFSTKMVPLLLAIYGVATVIGNIITGRLADHYMMPILTIGLVTLAVALVIFGLFAESPTTTMIAVIMVGLVGVPMNPAMATRVMRVAGTGSLVNTIHTSVINLGIVIGSAIGGLTIDAGYGLVSPLWVGALLAILGLLSLLPFLRGKSRAQHTSNIRADEQHGSS; encoded by the coding sequence ATGCCATTTGCTATCTACGTGTTAGGTCTTATGATCTTTTCCCAGACTACATCCGAGTTCATGGTGGCCGGAATGATGCCCTCGCTCTCGGAAGAATTCGAGGTTTCGATCGCAGCCATCGGATACCTTATTTCTGCCTACGCTGCTGGTATGATTGTAGGCGGTCCGATGTTGACGGTCGGACTATTGAAGATACCACGGAAACAAGCCTTTCTTGCACTTTCCTTAGTCTTCCTTGTCGGGCAGATCCTTGGTGCGGTAGCCCCCAACTATGAGGTAATGCTGATTGCACGGGTGATCACTGGTATTTCCTCATCTGCCTGCTTTGGTGTTTCACTTGCAATCTGCTTTAACCTTGTCGGTCCCCGGTTACGCGGACGGGCGGCTTCCATTGTCCTTGGAGGTCTAATGGTCGCCACCGCTATAGGGCTGCCAACAGCAACGATGTTTGACCAGTACTTCGGATGGCGTGCGAGTTTTTGGGCGGTTGTTGTCCTGGTTCTTCTGTCGGGATTGTTAGGGCAAGTGTCTATTCCTTCATCACCCAAGCCGGAATCGGTCCGTATTCGGAGTGAACTGGGAGCTTTCAGGAATCGGAATCTGTGGGCTGCCTACGCTACCAGCATGTTGATCATTGGTGCTACATTTGCTGCGTTCAGTTACTTTTCACCGATCCTGACAAATCTCACAGGCTTCTCCACCAAAATGGTTCCACTTCTCTTGGCGATCTATGGTGTGGCAACCGTTATCGGAAATATTATCACCGGCAGGCTCGCCGATCACTATATGATGCCTATTCTAACCATCGGACTTGTCACACTTGCCGTTGCATTGGTTATCTTCGGCCTCTTTGCCGAAAGCCCAACTACCACTATGATTGCCGTTATCATGGTCGGACTAGTGGGGGTGCCAATGAATCCCGCTATGGCAACCCGCGTGATGCGGGTTGCCGGCACTGGATCGCTGGTTAACACAATTCATACCTCTGTCATTAACCTAGGTATCGTTATCGGTTCCGCGATTGGTGGATTAACCATCGACGCTGGATACGGACTTGTGTCACCTTTGTGGGTTGGTGCGCTATTAGCGATTCTTGGTCTACTTTCCTTGCTGCCATTTTTACGAGGCAAGAGCAGAGCGCAACATACGTCTAACATTAGAGCAGATGAACAACATGGATCTTCGTAA
- a CDS encoding aminopeptidase, producing the protein MIKGIYEFISEAQLKNYAELAVRVGVNLQKNQLLIIHSDIQHATFARLIQTVAYEVGASNVFIDWTDEQSTKEFYLNAADSVIDHFPDWQAARFKEWDDAGAAYIHIISENLDVFKNVSTERMSRFQKASRTKLKAHYAKIRSHEIRWCLLAVPYFAWATKVFPHLSKEEALQSLWQLILRGARADGKNPIKDWENHNRAFESRKKFLNDSQFEALHFTNSRGTDLLVGLPKNHLYIGGGVIDKNGIPFFPNIPTEEIFTAPHKNKVKGKLAGAKPLIYEGSVIDEFYLIFKDGRITHYYATKGQEVLQNLIETDEGSHYLGEIALVSNNSPLSQADTLFYNTLFDENTACHIGIGNASPSNIQNGIDQSEEGLKATGMNTSLLLVNVTFGTEDMKVVGIKEGGIEVLLMKDGDFQF; encoded by the coding sequence GTGATTAAAGGAATATATGAATTTATAAGTGAAGCACAGTTAAAAAATTATGCAGAACTTGCTGTACGAGTTGGTGTAAATCTGCAAAAAAATCAATTATTGATTATTCATAGTGATATACAACATGCTACGTTTGCACGTCTAATCCAAACGGTAGCCTACGAGGTAGGAGCTTCAAATGTATTTATAGATTGGACAGATGAACAGTCTACCAAAGAATTTTACTTAAATGCAGCAGATAGTGTCATTGATCACTTTCCTGATTGGCAGGCTGCCCGCTTTAAGGAGTGGGACGATGCGGGTGCTGCTTACATCCATATTATTTCTGAGAACTTAGATGTCTTTAAGAATGTTTCCACAGAACGGATGAGCCGCTTCCAAAAGGCCTCTCGCACCAAATTGAAGGCTCATTACGCAAAGATTAGATCCCACGAGATTCGCTGGTGTCTTCTAGCTGTCCCGTACTTCGCATGGGCAACTAAAGTATTTCCTCACTTAAGTAAAGAAGAAGCCCTGCAATCATTATGGCAATTAATCTTACGTGGAGCTCGGGCAGATGGAAAAAATCCTATAAAAGACTGGGAAAATCATAACAGAGCCTTCGAGTCCCGGAAAAAGTTTCTAAACGACAGCCAGTTCGAAGCCCTGCATTTTACAAATAGCCGTGGAACTGATTTATTAGTTGGTCTACCTAAAAATCATCTCTATATCGGTGGGGGTGTCATAGATAAAAATGGAATACCTTTCTTTCCGAACATTCCTACGGAAGAAATATTTACTGCTCCCCATAAAAATAAGGTGAAAGGCAAATTGGCAGGTGCTAAACCTCTTATCTATGAGGGAAGTGTCATCGATGAATTTTATCTAATTTTTAAAGATGGACGGATTACCCACTATTATGCCACAAAGGGACAAGAAGTGTTACAAAATCTCATCGAAACAGACGAAGGTTCACATTATCTAGGTGAAATTGCCTTGGTTTCTAACAATTCCCCCCTTTCTCAGGCAGATACTCTTTTTTACAATACCTTGTTTGATGAAAATACGGCCTGTCATATTGGAATCGGAAATGCATCTCCCTCCAATATTCAAAATGGCATTGACCAATCTGAGGAAGGGTTGAAGGCAACGGGTATGAATACTTCACTTTTGTTAGTCAATGTGACCTTTGGTACAGAAGATATGAAAGTAGTGGGCATTAAAGAAGGTGGAATTGAAGTCCTGCTAATGAAAGATGGTGATTTCCAATTCTAA
- a CDS encoding TetR/AcrR family transcriptional regulator produces MDVFWVKGFNACSTEDLCKSTGLGKGSLYNAFGSKQNLYKQALLQYVELGLQAQLEILEHPGPIKDRLRALMEWVIDTDLNDPDRRGCLSINAAMERGRKDHEVARAVRHHFARLEQALCHVIAIGQRSGEITSKRPSLELARFFRSSYYGLRVLTKVEQDRDALLDVVEGTLAAL; encoded by the coding sequence ATGGACGTATTCTGGGTTAAAGGTTTTAATGCGTGTTCAACGGAGGACCTATGTAAAAGTACAGGTCTTGGTAAGGGGAGTCTGTACAATGCTTTTGGGAGCAAGCAAAATCTCTACAAGCAAGCTCTGCTACAGTATGTCGAATTAGGTCTTCAAGCACAACTAGAAATACTGGAACATCCAGGTCCTATTAAAGACCGGTTACGCGCTTTAATGGAGTGGGTGATCGATACTGATTTGAATGATCCAGATCGAAGAGGTTGTCTGTCAATTAATGCTGCAATGGAGCGTGGAAGGAAAGATCACGAGGTTGCGCGTGCAGTTCGTCATCACTTCGCACGTCTGGAACAGGCATTATGCCACGTTATAGCAATTGGACAACGCTCAGGTGAAATCACTTCCAAGCGTCCTTCCTTGGAACTGGCCCGATTTTTCAGGAGCAGCTATTATGGACTACGTGTACTTACCAAAGTCGAGCAAGACCGTGATGCCTTGTTGGATGTTGTTGAGGGTACACTGGCAGCACTATGA
- a CDS encoding dihydrofolate reductase family protein — translation MAKIVVIEHLTLDGVMQSPGLPDEDTREGFEYGGWAVAGNDPFMMKVQSKYMSSSWSLLVGRTTYEGLEKAWANSSKDRSISEALSNVEKFVTSTIMVEPLPWENSILLKGEIPETVAQLKKEHNKTIVIFGSGKLVRSLMQHDLIDEYVLMIHPLVLGKGRRLFPSDSSTAHLNLVDSVTTNTGVIIATYRTAPEQ, via the coding sequence ATGGCAAAAATAGTAGTGATCGAACATTTAACCCTCGACGGAGTAATGCAAAGCCCCGGCCTACCCGACGAGGACACACGGGAGGGTTTCGAGTACGGTGGTTGGGCGGTGGCTGGGAATGATCCTTTCATGATGAAGGTACAGAGCAAATATATGAGCAGTTCATGGTCTTTGCTGGTTGGGCGCACCACCTATGAAGGTTTGGAAAAGGCCTGGGCCAATTCGTCAAAGGATCGTTCTATTTCCGAAGCACTTAGCAACGTAGAGAAATTCGTTACCTCTACCATCATGGTTGAACCGTTGCCCTGGGAAAACTCCATACTCCTAAAAGGGGAAATTCCTGAAACAGTTGCCCAGCTTAAGAAGGAACATAATAAGACTATAGTGATCTTCGGCAGCGGAAAGCTGGTCCGGTCATTAATGCAACATGATTTAATTGACGAGTACGTACTGATGATTCATCCGCTGGTTCTTGGTAAAGGACGCCGTTTGTTTCCCAGTGATAGCTCGACAGCACACCTCAATCTAGTCGATTCAGTAACCACGAATACAGGTGTCATCATTGCTACGTATCGGACAGCTCCAGAGCAGTAA
- a CDS encoding Spo0E family sporulation regulatory protein-aspartic acid phosphatase, translated as MCSIKELKRKIEETRKRMYKTYENDPNDPQVLSISQSLDILLNKYDRALKKRGN; from the coding sequence TTGTGTAGCATCAAAGAATTAAAAAGGAAGATAGAAGAAACAAGGAAAAGAATGTATAAAACATATGAAAACGATCCAAATGATCCACAGGTTTTATCTATTTCGCAGAGCTTGGATATTTTATTAAATAAATATGACCGAGCGCTGAAAAAACGAGGGAACTAA
- a CDS encoding pyridoxamine 5'-phosphate oxidase family protein → MVFWKDECLWIIGTPEGTFPLRVDKHPICAIGIVDFDHTTGKVLHAGFRGKATVEPFNYDLAKLLLTKYLGLNEMNWDSRFKYQDPQNVFIRFKPDTIVVRDQSYIINDG, encoded by the coding sequence GTGGTTTTTTGGAAGGATGAATGTCTTTGGATTATTGGAACACCTGAAGGTACATTTCCATTAAGGGTAGATAAACATCCAATTTGTGCTATTGGTATTGTGGATTTTGATCATACTACCGGTAAAGTATTACACGCGGGCTTCAGAGGAAAAGCAACTGTAGAACCATTCAATTATGACTTAGCGAAACTATTGTTAACCAAATATTTGGGTTTAAATGAAATGAATTGGGATTCCAGATTCAAATATCAAGATCCGCAAAATGTGTTCATTCGTTTTAAGCCTGATACTATCGTAGTTAGAGACCAATCATATATAATCAATGATGGATAG
- a CDS encoding IS110 family transposase: MNPVIGLDVAKGESQVQAFLQRKKPYKKSFKFEHHLQGLHAFYQFYQEVEQVSGQPPAVIFESTGHYHEPVLQFLEDQAITYYVINPVISYEARKTSLRKVKTDKIDAFHLGELYYKEDLEVFQRKTEQYLNLRQLTRQHSALTDSYVEIKLQFQAALDQIFPEFHSVFSNLCGKLSLNTLLHYPTSADIEGVSQQALATEMRQLGARRSDAWFLDKAAQLQDAAARNPFQEPICRGHVLSLQMYIQMIFQYQEHLSKLRKEINALAKTFDDYALVQSVPGVGEKIAATIISEIGGIDLFERPKQLAAYAGLDPSVFESGKFKASINRITKRGSSRLRQALYTAVQCGIAKNRNKKLIAFYNRKRSEGKPHKVAVIACANKLVHWIHVMLKRQEAFVDQS, from the coding sequence ATGAATCCTGTCATCGGCCTGGATGTCGCAAAAGGAGAAAGCCAGGTTCAAGCCTTTTTACAAAGGAAAAAACCATATAAGAAAAGCTTTAAATTTGAACATCATCTACAAGGACTTCACGCTTTTTATCAGTTTTATCAAGAAGTGGAACAGGTTTCCGGACAACCTCCGGCTGTCATTTTTGAATCCACCGGGCACTATCATGAACCTGTGCTTCAATTTCTTGAGGATCAGGCTATAACCTATTATGTCATCAATCCGGTCATTTCCTATGAGGCTCGAAAAACAAGCCTCCGTAAGGTGAAAACAGACAAAATCGATGCCTTCCATCTGGGGGAGTTGTATTACAAAGAAGATCTGGAAGTGTTTCAAAGGAAAACCGAACAATACCTGAATCTGCGGCAATTAACCAGACAGCACAGCGCTTTAACGGACAGCTATGTTGAAATCAAACTTCAGTTTCAGGCTGCTTTGGATCAGATTTTCCCGGAGTTTCATAGCGTTTTTAGTAATCTTTGTGGCAAGTTGTCCCTGAACACTTTACTGCATTATCCGACTTCTGCGGATATTGAAGGGGTCTCTCAACAGGCATTGGCCACGGAGATGCGTCAACTCGGAGCAAGACGTTCCGATGCATGGTTTCTCGATAAAGCGGCTCAATTACAGGATGCGGCTGCCCGTAATCCCTTTCAAGAGCCAATCTGCCGTGGCCATGTCCTTAGCCTGCAGATGTACATCCAGATGATTTTTCAATACCAGGAACATCTATCCAAATTACGGAAGGAAATCAATGCCTTGGCCAAGACTTTTGACGATTATGCGTTGGTCCAATCCGTTCCCGGGGTCGGAGAAAAGATTGCAGCAACAATTATCTCCGAAATCGGGGGAATCGATCTGTTTGAACGCCCTAAGCAACTGGCCGCCTATGCGGGACTAGATCCAAGTGTTTTTGAGTCAGGCAAATTTAAAGCATCCATTAACCGTATCACGAAAAGAGGGTCATCAAGATTACGTCAGGCTCTTTATACGGCTGTGCAGTGCGGTATTGCCAAAAACCGAAACAAGAAACTTATAGCCTTTTATAATCGCAAAAGAAGCGAAGGCAAGCCTCACAAGGTCGCTGTGATTGCCTGTGCTAATAAACTTGTTCACTGGATCCATGTCATGTTAAAACGTCAAGAAGCCTTTGTAGATCAATCATGA